The proteins below are encoded in one region of Saccopteryx leptura isolate mSacLep1 chromosome 1, mSacLep1_pri_phased_curated, whole genome shotgun sequence:
- the LRRC14B gene encoding leucine-rich repeat-containing protein 14B, which yields MMKSLRFASAEALVSHPQVALQNLDSVAHNLYPLLFKASYLLEQAEVIRVLLECWPLEEFRLGALLGPSAEQAVDLRDRACRACLEACVRGLADHVLQDRGQQRLQLADLTGVRDVQVQQCPCGRALGRWGRTELLARTCCEVQASPQMSRRSVKVLADLFVTDGNFQVVVRALRPAGPAPLRMCCLSFRADSLDPSQLLQVLRLAGPGELRRLQVVHNVRLHAGHVQQLLAQMHFPQLASLTLPAKAFDMPPVCAPAAEGEDPLLTSIAWELSQMTQLTELNVAFSTLTGKIQKLLSPLRTPLRALDLANCALNHADMAFLADCTHATHLEVLDLSGHNLVSLFPATFFRLLGQASQTLRVLTLEECGIEDSHLSILTLALSPCHQLQEFRFLGNPLSASALRRLFLALCELPKLWWVEFPVPKDCYPEGAAYPQDELSMSKFDQQKYDTIAEDLRGLLLRAGRDDIQVSTPVFGSFDPDIQETSNELGTFLLQAFKTALENFSRALKQME from the exons ATGATGAAGTCACTACGCTTTGCTTCTGCTGAGGCCCTGGTGTCCCATCCCCAGGTGGCCCTGCAGAACCTGGACAGTGTGGCCCACAATCTCTACCCGCTCCTGTTCAAGGCCAGCTACTTGCTGGAACAGGCAGAGGTGATCCGAGTTCTGCTGGAGTGTTGGCCGCTGGAGGAGTTCCGGCTGGGCGCGCTGCTGGGGCCGAGCGCAGAGCAGGCGGTCGACCTGCGGGACCGGGCATGCAGGGCCTGCCTGGAGGCCTGCGTGAGGGGCCTGGCAGACCACGTGCTCCAGGACAGGGGCCAGCAGCGGCTGCAGTTGGCTGACCTCACAGGAGTCCGAGATGTGCAGGTGCAACAGTGCCCCTGTGGGAGGGCGCTGGGCCGGTGGGGCCGCACCGAGCTGCTGGCCAGGACCTGCTGTGAGGTGCAGGCAAGCCCCCAAATGTCTCGGCGTTCTGTCAAGGTCCTGGCTGATCTCTTTGTCACTGACGGAAACTTCCAGGTGGTAGTGcgggccctgaggccagcaggccCCGCTCCACTGCGCATGTGCTGCCTCTCCTTCCGGGCAGACAGCCTGGACCCCAGCCAGCTCCTGCAGGTGCTGCGTCTGGCCGGGCCAGGCGAGCTGCGCAGGCTGCAGGTGGTGCACAACGTGCGGCTGCATGCGGGCCACGTGCAACAGCTGCTGGCCCAGATGCACTTTCCCCAGCTGGCCTCGCTCACCCTGCCTGCCAAGGCCTTTGACATGCCCCCTGTCTGCGCCCCAGCTGCCGAGGGTGAGGACCCCCTCCTCACCTCCATTGCATGGGAGCTCAGCCAGATGACCCAGCTCACTGAGCTGAATGTGGCTTTCTCCACACTGACCGGGAAGATCCAGAAACTGCTCAG CCCCCTAAGGACCCCGCTGAGAGCACTGGACCTGGCCAACTGCGCCCTGAACCACGCAGACATGGCCTTCTTGGCAGACTGCACCCATGCCACGCACTTGGAGGTGCTGGACCTCAGTGGGCATAACCTGGTCAGCCTTTTCCCTGCGACCTTCTTCAGGCTGCTGGGCCAGGCCTCCCAGACGCTGAGAGTCCTCACCCTGGAGGAGTGCGGCATCGAGGACAGCCACCTGAGCATACTGACCCTGGCCCTGAGCCCCTGCCACCAGCTCCAGGAGTTCCGCTTCCTGGGGAACCCGCTGTCAGCCTCTGCTCTGAGGCGCCTCTTCCTAGCTCTCTGTGAGCTCCCCAAGCTGTGGTGGGTGGAGTTCCCGGTGCCCAAGGACTGCTACCCTGAGGGTGCCGCCTACCCCCAGGACGAGCTGTCCATGTCCAAATTCGACCAGCAGAAATACGACACGATTGCCGAGGATCTGCGTGGGCTCCTGCTGCGGGCCGGCCGGGACGACATCCAGGTCTCTACACCGGTCTTTGGAAGTTTCGACCCAGATATTCAAGAAACAAGCAATGAACTTGGAACTTTTTTGCTGCAAGCTTTCAAGACTGCCCTAGAAAACTTTTCCAGGGCACTGAAACAAATGGAGTAG